A genomic stretch from Malus domestica chromosome 15, GDT2T_hap1 includes:
- the LOC103420849 gene encoding WD repeat-containing protein DWA2-like isoform X2 yields the protein MQGGSSGIGYGLKYQARCISDVKADTDHTSFITGTLSLKEENEVHLIRLSSDGTELVCEGLFSHPNEIWDLASCPFDQRIFSTVYSTGESYGAAIWQIPELYGELNSPQLERITSLDSQVGKIKCILWWPSGRHDKVISIDEENLSLWSLDLSKKAARVQSQESAGVMHYLSGGAWDPHDMNAVAATCESSIQFWDLRTMKKTNSIEHAHVRNVDYNPKKKHVLITAEDESGIRIWDLRKPKVPIQELPGHTHWTWAVLYNPEYDGLILSSGTDSAVNLWFASPPSDDESGRLVDSSTRRIDPLLNSYSDYEDSIYGLAWSSREPWIFASLSYDGRFHMPL from the exons ATGCAAGGAGGATCGTCGGGCATCGGATATGGTCTGAAATACCAG GCTAGATGTATATCAGATGTTAAAGCTGACACAGATCATACTAGCTTCATCACTGGCACTCTCAGTCTCAAAGAAGAAAACGAG GTGCATTTGATTCGGCTCTCTTCCGATGGAACCGAACTCGTGTGCGAGGGTTTGTTTTCTCACCCCAACGAGATCTGGGATCTTGCTTCCTGTCCCTTCGACCAACGCATCTTCTCTACTGTTTACTCCACTG GTGAGTCATACGGAGCAGCAATATGGCAGATCCCTGAGCTATACGGTGAATTGAATTCCCCTCAGTTGGAAAGAATTACCTCCCTTGACTCACAAGTTGGCAAGATCAAATG CATTCTTTGGTGGCCATCGGGAAGGCATGATAAGGTGATCAGCATTGATGAAGAAAATCTGTCCTTGTGGAGCTTAGATTTATCCAAAAAAGCTGCtcgg GTACAATCACAGGAGTCAGCTGGTGTGATGCACTACTTGTCTGGTGGTGCATGGGATCCGCATGATATGAATGCTGTTGCAGCGACTTGTGAATCATCCATCCAATTTTGGGATTTACGAACAATGAA GAAGACAAATTCTATCGAGCATGCTCATGTTCGCAATGTTGATTATAATCCCAAGAAGAAACATGTCCTT ATAACTGCAGAAGATGAATCTGGTATACGCATATGGGATCTTAGGAAGCCAAAGGTGCCTATCCAGGAGCTTCCAGGACACACACACTG GACATGGGCTGTCCTGTATAACCCTGAGTACGATGGGCTGATTTTG AGTTCTGGCACAGACTCAGCTGTCAACCTGTGGTTTGCTTCTCCACCTAGCGATGATGAGTCTGGGCG CCTGGTTGACTCATCTACAAGGCGGATTGATCCATTGCTCAATTCTTACAGTGATTATGAAGACAGTATTTATG GCCTTGCTTGGAGCTCTCGTGAACCTTGGATCTTCGCATCATTATCCTATGATGGAAGG TTTCATATGCCTTTGTAA
- the LOC103420849 gene encoding WD repeat-containing protein DWA2-like isoform X1 — MQGGSSGIGYGLKYQARCISDVKADTDHTSFITGTLSLKEENEVHLIRLSSDGTELVCEGLFSHPNEIWDLASCPFDQRIFSTVYSTGESYGAAIWQIPELYGELNSPQLERITSLDSQVGKIKCILWWPSGRHDKVISIDEENLSLWSLDLSKKAARVQSQESAGVMHYLSGGAWDPHDMNAVAATCESSIQFWDLRTMKKTNSIEHAHVRNVDYNPKKKHVLITAEDESGIRIWDLRKPKVPIQELPGHTHWTWAVLYNPEYDGLILSSGTDSAVNLWFASPPSDDESGRLVDSSTRRIDPLLNSYSDYEDSIYGLAWSSREPWIFASLSYDGRVVVESVKPFLSKK, encoded by the exons ATGCAAGGAGGATCGTCGGGCATCGGATATGGTCTGAAATACCAG GCTAGATGTATATCAGATGTTAAAGCTGACACAGATCATACTAGCTTCATCACTGGCACTCTCAGTCTCAAAGAAGAAAACGAG GTGCATTTGATTCGGCTCTCTTCCGATGGAACCGAACTCGTGTGCGAGGGTTTGTTTTCTCACCCCAACGAGATCTGGGATCTTGCTTCCTGTCCCTTCGACCAACGCATCTTCTCTACTGTTTACTCCACTG GTGAGTCATACGGAGCAGCAATATGGCAGATCCCTGAGCTATACGGTGAATTGAATTCCCCTCAGTTGGAAAGAATTACCTCCCTTGACTCACAAGTTGGCAAGATCAAATG CATTCTTTGGTGGCCATCGGGAAGGCATGATAAGGTGATCAGCATTGATGAAGAAAATCTGTCCTTGTGGAGCTTAGATTTATCCAAAAAAGCTGCtcgg GTACAATCACAGGAGTCAGCTGGTGTGATGCACTACTTGTCTGGTGGTGCATGGGATCCGCATGATATGAATGCTGTTGCAGCGACTTGTGAATCATCCATCCAATTTTGGGATTTACGAACAATGAA GAAGACAAATTCTATCGAGCATGCTCATGTTCGCAATGTTGATTATAATCCCAAGAAGAAACATGTCCTT ATAACTGCAGAAGATGAATCTGGTATACGCATATGGGATCTTAGGAAGCCAAAGGTGCCTATCCAGGAGCTTCCAGGACACACACACTG GACATGGGCTGTCCTGTATAACCCTGAGTACGATGGGCTGATTTTG AGTTCTGGCACAGACTCAGCTGTCAACCTGTGGTTTGCTTCTCCACCTAGCGATGATGAGTCTGGGCG CCTGGTTGACTCATCTACAAGGCGGATTGATCCATTGCTCAATTCTTACAGTGATTATGAAGACAGTATTTATG GCCTTGCTTGGAGCTCTCGTGAACCTTGGATCTTCGCATCATTATCCTATGATGGAAGG GTAGTTGTAGAATCAGTGAAGCCATTTCTCTCCAAGAAATAA